A region from the Phycisphaerales bacterium genome encodes:
- a CDS encoding TrkA family potassium uptake protein → MNGPVVVVGLGQFGTPLAKSLASRGVEVVAFDRRRDLVESVRDDVTLAVALDATDEEAVKANLPSNTRVAVVGIGSSFEAQLLVTVLLKQLGVKRVVSRATSPLEARILRKIGADEVVSPEEESAERWANRISAPQLLNQIEFHEGYSLVEIKTPRDWIGKTLIDLDLRSKFKLHVVAVKSLRKDRHPAPAEHASDATPSNADAKIEMPKANEPLREDDILILMGKDEDIAKVPMDRH, encoded by the coding sequence ATGAACGGACCCGTGGTGGTCGTCGGTCTGGGCCAGTTCGGGACGCCGCTCGCCAAGAGCCTGGCGTCGCGGGGCGTCGAGGTGGTGGCATTCGATCGGCGTCGTGACCTCGTCGAGTCGGTGCGAGATGACGTGACGCTCGCCGTTGCGCTCGACGCGACCGACGAGGAGGCGGTGAAGGCGAACCTGCCCTCGAACACCCGTGTCGCGGTCGTCGGCATCGGCTCGAGTTTCGAGGCGCAGTTGCTGGTGACGGTGCTTCTCAAGCAACTGGGCGTGAAGCGGGTCGTCTCTCGCGCGACGTCGCCCCTTGAGGCGAGGATCCTCCGCAAGATCGGAGCCGACGAGGTTGTGAGTCCGGAAGAGGAATCGGCCGAGCGCTGGGCGAACCGCATCAGCGCGCCGCAACTCTTGAATCAGATCGAGTTCCACGAGGGGTACAGCCTCGTCGAGATCAAGACCCCGCGCGATTGGATCGGCAAAACGCTCATCGACCTCGACCTGCGCTCCAAGTTCAAGTTGCACGTCGTCGCGGTGAAGAGCCTGCGCAAGGACCGGCATCCGGCACCCGCGGAGCACGCCTCGGACGCGACGCCGAGCAACGCCGACGCCAAGATCGAGATGCCCAAGGCCAACGAGCCGCTGCGCGAGGACGACATCCTCATTTTGATGGGCAAGGACGAGGACATCGCGAAGGTGCCGATGGACAGGCACTGA
- a CDS encoding alpha/beta hydrolase: protein MSTPNNPQATPKRPRSVRRAFVRVLSLGAVIYVVWCSTIYFMQRSMMYLPRFGSTITSDDHVPPGVQVLWRNIDGGERVEAWLSVPTTASDKDRVPLVVFTHGNAESIVDAWTTASVYNRLGCAVLLPEYRSYSRSGGKPSEAAIVDDAAWFLEETLASAPIDPDRLVFHGRSLGGGIAAQLAARHTPKALILQSSFTSVASFAPKYGVPTFLVKDSYRTDRVLESLDASVLILHGDSDTIVPTEHASRLRAILDAHPRPGRIVELSITPSGHNDHPRDARAYWKTIQDFLAKADVRPDRS, encoded by the coding sequence ATGAGCACCCCCAACAATCCACAAGCAACCCCGAAACGCCCGCGCTCGGTGCGGCGTGCCTTCGTTCGCGTGCTGAGCCTCGGTGCCGTGATCTATGTGGTGTGGTGCTCCACGATCTACTTCATGCAGCGGTCGATGATGTATCTCCCCCGCTTCGGGTCGACGATCACGAGCGACGATCATGTGCCGCCGGGCGTGCAAGTGCTGTGGCGAAACATCGACGGCGGTGAGAGGGTCGAGGCCTGGCTGAGCGTACCCACCACGGCAAGCGACAAGGATCGCGTACCACTCGTGGTCTTCACGCATGGCAACGCCGAGTCGATCGTGGACGCGTGGACCACGGCGAGCGTCTACAACAGGCTCGGGTGTGCCGTGCTGCTCCCCGAGTATCGCTCGTACTCCCGCAGCGGCGGGAAGCCATCTGAGGCGGCCATCGTGGACGACGCCGCGTGGTTCCTTGAAGAAACGCTCGCAAGCGCCCCGATCGATCCGGATCGACTCGTCTTCCACGGGCGCTCTCTCGGCGGCGGCATCGCGGCCCAACTGGCGGCACGCCACACGCCCAAGGCCCTCATCCTGCAATCGTCGTTCACAAGCGTCGCCAGTTTCGCGCCGAAGTATGGCGTGCCGACGTTCCTGGTGAAGGACTCATACCGAACCGATCGAGTGCTCGAATCGCTCGATGCCAGTGTGCTGATCCTCCACGGCGATTCGGACACGATCGTTCCCACCGAGCACGCGAGTCGACTCCGGGCCATCCTCGACGCACACCCGCGGCCGGGACGGATCGTCGAGTTGAGCATCACGCCCAGCGGGCACAACGACCATCCACGCGATGCCCGCGCCTACTGGAAGACGATCCAGGATTTTCTCGCCAAGGCCGACGTCCGCCCGGACCGTTCGTGA